A single region of the Bacteroides intestinalis DSM 17393 genome encodes:
- the recJ gene encoding single-stranded-DNA-specific exonuclease RecJ, with amino-acid sequence MTHKWNYQPITPEQVETSQKLAQELGISPILSGLLVQRGITKAQDAKKFFRPQLPDLHDPFLMKDMDVAVERLNKAMGKKERILIYGDYDVDGTTAVALVYKFIQQFYSNIDYYIPDRYNEGYGVSTKGVDYAAETGVGLIIVLDCGIKAVEEITYAKEKGIDFIICDHHVPDDVLPPAAAILNAKRLDNTYPYEHLSGCGVGFKFMQAFAISNGIEFHHLIPLLDLVAVSIASDIVPIMGENRILAFHGLKQLNSNPSVGLKAIIDVCGLTEKDITVSDIVFKIGPRINASGRIQNGKEAVDLLTEKDFSMALEKANQINQYNETRKDLDKTMTEEANQIVADLEGLADRRSIVLYNEDWHKGVIGIVASRLTEIYYRPAVVLTRTDDMATGSARSVSGFDVYKAIEYCRDLLENFGGHTYAAGLSMKVENVPAFTERFEEFVSQNILPEQTSAVINIDAEIDFRDISPKFFNDLKKFNPYGPDNPKPIFCTHNVYDYGTSKVVGRDQEHIKLELVDNKSNNVMNGIAFGQSSHVRFIKTKRSFDICYTIEENTHKRGEVQLQIEDIQPN; translated from the coding sequence ATGACTCACAAATGGAATTATCAACCCATTACACCCGAACAGGTAGAGACAAGCCAAAAGTTGGCCCAAGAATTAGGGATTAGCCCGATTCTTAGCGGATTATTGGTGCAGCGGGGAATAACGAAGGCACAGGATGCCAAGAAGTTTTTCCGCCCGCAATTGCCCGACTTGCACGACCCATTCCTGATGAAAGACATGGATGTGGCCGTGGAACGCCTTAATAAGGCAATGGGAAAGAAAGAGCGTATTCTGATTTATGGTGACTATGATGTAGACGGTACTACTGCAGTGGCATTGGTCTACAAGTTTATTCAACAGTTCTATTCGAACATTGACTATTACATCCCCGACCGCTACAACGAAGGCTACGGGGTATCTACCAAAGGGGTAGACTATGCCGCGGAAACCGGTGTAGGATTGATTATCGTACTGGATTGCGGCATCAAAGCTGTAGAGGAGATCACCTATGCCAAAGAAAAAGGCATTGACTTCATCATCTGCGACCATCATGTGCCCGACGATGTACTTCCACCTGCCGCCGCCATCCTGAACGCCAAGCGTTTAGATAATACGTATCCTTACGAGCACCTTTCCGGTTGCGGCGTAGGCTTTAAATTTATGCAGGCATTTGCCATCAGCAATGGCATTGAGTTCCATCACCTCATTCCACTGCTCGACTTGGTTGCCGTAAGCATCGCCTCGGACATTGTTCCCATCATGGGAGAAAACCGGATACTTGCTTTCCATGGATTGAAGCAATTGAACAGTAATCCCAGTGTAGGCTTGAAAGCGATCATCGACGTATGCGGACTGACGGAAAAGGATATTACCGTCAGCGACATCGTGTTCAAGATAGGCCCACGCATCAATGCCTCCGGACGTATCCAAAACGGAAAAGAAGCTGTCGACCTGCTGACAGAGAAAGATTTCTCCATGGCTTTGGAAAAAGCCAATCAAATCAATCAATACAATGAAACCCGGAAAGACCTCGATAAGACCATGACCGAGGAAGCCAACCAGATTGTAGCTGACCTGGAAGGACTGGCAGACCGCCGCTCCATCGTGTTATACAACGAGGATTGGCACAAAGGTGTTATCGGTATCGTTGCCTCCCGCCTGACGGAGATTTATTATCGCCCCGCGGTAGTACTGACCCGTACGGATGATATGGCAACAGGTTCCGCCCGTTCCGTATCTGGTTTTGACGTGTATAAGGCGATTGAATATTGTCGTGATCTGCTGGAAAATTTCGGTGGCCATACCTATGCAGCCGGTCTTTCGATGAAAGTGGAGAATGTTCCCGCCTTTACCGAACGCTTCGAGGAATTCGTTTCACAGAACATCCTACCGGAACAGACAAGTGCGGTCATAAATATCGATGCAGAGATAGATTTCAGGGATATTTCTCCGAAATTCTTTAATGACCTGAAGAAATTCAATCCTTATGGTCCGGATAATCCGAAACCGATATTCTGTACGCATAATGTCTATGATTACGGTACCAGTAAAGTAGTGGGGCGTGATCAGGAGCATATCAAGCTGGAACTGGTAGACAACAAATCGAATAATGTAATGAACGGCATCGCCTTCGGACAAAGTTCGCATGTACGTTTCATCAAAACCAAGCGTTCGTTTGATATCTGCTACACCATTGAAGAGAATACCCATAAACGGGGCGAGGTACAGTTGCAGATAGAGGATATTCAACCTAATTAG
- the yaaA gene encoding peroxide stress protein YaaA gives MLTFISCAKTMTARISVGVPEITVPYFQAEAVQNALDMGQFSAADLERLLRINSKIAAENYLRYQDFFSEANSAMPAICAYTGAVFKRIMPKDFSEDDFRYAQEHMRITSFLYGLLRPLDGIKPYRMEGDVRLPERGGMTMFDYWKPLLTDYFIADIKRQGGILVNLASGEMRDLFDWKRVEEEVRVITPEFQVWKGGQLKTIVIYAKMCRGEMLRYIIKNRIENPEDLRAFTWEGFAYDEGRSTDEHLQFTLV, from the coding sequence ATGTTGACATTCATCTCTTGTGCCAAAACGATGACGGCACGTATATCTGTAGGAGTCCCTGAAATAACCGTTCCGTATTTTCAGGCGGAAGCAGTACAGAATGCCTTGGATATGGGGCAATTTTCAGCTGCTGACCTGGAACGTCTGCTACGTATAAATTCCAAGATTGCCGCTGAGAATTATCTGCGCTATCAGGATTTCTTTTCGGAGGCAAATTCTGCAATGCCCGCTATCTGTGCCTATACCGGTGCGGTGTTCAAACGTATAATGCCGAAAGATTTTTCCGAAGATGATTTTCGTTACGCTCAGGAACACATGCGTATCACTTCCTTTCTGTACGGACTGCTTCGTCCGCTGGACGGGATAAAGCCTTATCGTATGGAAGGAGATGTACGCCTGCCCGAAAGGGGAGGGATGACTATGTTTGATTACTGGAAACCTTTGCTGACGGATTATTTTATAGCGGATATCAAACGTCAGGGTGGCATACTCGTTAATCTTGCCAGTGGTGAGATGAGAGATCTGTTCGACTGGAAACGAGTAGAAGAAGAAGTCCGTGTCATTACTCCCGAATTCCAGGTATGGAAAGGCGGGCAGCTAAAGACAATTGTGATATATGCCAAGATGTGCCGCGGGGAAATGCTACGCTATATTATTAAAAATCGCATTGAAAATCCCGAAGACTTGAGAGCTTTTACGTGGGAGGGCTTCGCTTACGATGAAGGGCGCAGTACGGATGAGCACTTGCAATTTACGCTGGTGTGA
- the aat gene encoding leucyl/phenylalanyl-tRNA--protein transferase, whose product MVFALTDEITFPDPHYGDPDGLLAVGGDLSTDRLILAYSNGIFPWYTFQEGMIQWWCPLERFVIFPDEIHISHSMRTLINKGKYDVTINQAFDEVIRKCGELRMDMEGAWLGPEMIEAYTLLHEQGFAASVEIWEGEQLVGGLYGVTLGRCFFGESMFSLVPSASKLALIHLAQFFGEHGGVLIDCQFETPHLKSMGGRYISYEEYMELLQS is encoded by the coding sequence ATGGTCTTTGCACTAACTGACGAAATTACATTTCCCGATCCGCACTACGGTGATCCGGACGGATTGTTGGCAGTAGGCGGTGACCTGTCGACCGACCGCCTCATCCTGGCTTACTCTAACGGGATATTCCCCTGGTACACTTTTCAGGAGGGAATGATACAATGGTGGTGCCCGCTGGAACGCTTCGTCATTTTCCCCGACGAAATCCATATCTCCCACTCCATGCGAACGCTCATAAACAAAGGGAAGTACGATGTCACTATCAATCAGGCTTTCGATGAAGTCATCCGTAAGTGCGGAGAACTGAGGATGGATATGGAAGGCGCCTGGCTCGGTCCGGAGATGATAGAGGCTTACACACTTCTGCATGAACAGGGCTTTGCCGCCAGCGTGGAAATATGGGAAGGGGAACAGTTAGTAGGCGGACTCTATGGAGTCACCTTGGGGCGATGCTTTTTCGGTGAAAGTATGTTTTCACTGGTTCCCAGTGCATCCAAGTTAGCCCTCATCCACTTGGCACAATTCTTCGGAGAGCATGGCGGCGTACTGATAGACTGCCAGTTCGAAACTCCCCATCTGAAATCAATGGGAGGAAGATATATCAGCTACGAAGAATACATGGAGCTTTTGCAATCATAG
- a CDS encoding AAA family ATPase — MDIQNTVHVNSAFTYAQKKAISYRHEFITPEHLLSAFLEQSPFANALNMCFCDTQELAFSLENYFTEELESVPADMDYELEVSTQLNELIQHAYLMIDYSSAEALNVPHLVQSMLQLKDSWACHILKEALEEDLPEFISQLISRYEEVEEEDNLQTSPQEKSEPWRNFVTCLNDCLQDHNPLIGREAELERTIQVLCRKEKNNPLHVGEPGVGKTSLAYGLAARIEAREVPERLLDCRIYELDLGTLLAGTQYRGDFEKRLKTIMEGVRNEGRAIIYIDEIHNLIGAGRTGDGSMDASNMLKPYLESGDIRFIGSTTYEEYNRYFARSKGLVRRFQQIDIHEPSIEETIHIVEGLKEKYEEFHGVTYQPDVIPYAVKASVRYISDRFLPDKAIDLVDEAGAYREIHPIPSGEQIVDKTLITDVLARICKVDALAMKEEDTTSLETLHARISAKIYGQEEAVRQVVEAVQMSKAGLLDENKPLASLLFVGPTGVGKTEVAKVLASELGISLQRFDMSEYTEKHTVAKLIGSPAGYVGYEDGGLLTDAIRKTPNCVLLLDEIEKAHPDVFNILLQVMDYAVLTDNKGRKADCRHVVLIMTSNAGAQFARQASIGFSSQITAGEAMLKQVKKTFKPEFINRLSATVVFHDMSRKMASLILDKKLGELSSKLASRQIEMGLSPEARNWLLQRGFLPEYGAREMDRVIASHLKPLLMREILFGSLKSGGKTCIQVDKDQLVLQLSTK, encoded by the coding sequence ATGGATATACAAAATACAGTGCATGTGAACAGCGCATTCACCTATGCACAAAAAAAAGCGATATCTTATCGCCATGAATTTATCACACCTGAGCATTTGCTGAGTGCATTTCTGGAACAGAGTCCCTTTGCCAATGCTTTAAATATGTGTTTCTGTGATACCCAGGAACTTGCTTTCTCTTTAGAGAATTATTTCACGGAAGAACTGGAAAGCGTTCCCGCAGACATGGATTATGAACTGGAAGTTTCAACCCAGCTCAACGAACTGATACAACATGCCTATCTGATGATAGACTATTCAAGTGCTGAAGCATTGAACGTCCCCCATTTAGTGCAAAGCATGCTCCAGCTCAAGGACTCCTGGGCATGCCATATCCTGAAAGAAGCTCTTGAAGAAGATCTACCCGAATTTATCAGCCAACTCATCTCCCGATATGAAGAAGTGGAGGAAGAAGACAATCTGCAAACCTCTCCACAGGAAAAAAGTGAGCCCTGGCGAAACTTTGTAACTTGTCTGAATGACTGTCTGCAAGACCACAATCCACTCATCGGACGGGAAGCTGAACTGGAACGAACCATCCAGGTGCTCTGTCGCAAAGAGAAAAACAATCCGCTGCATGTAGGCGAACCGGGCGTTGGCAAAACCTCCCTCGCTTACGGACTCGCTGCCCGCATCGAAGCACGTGAGGTCCCCGAACGACTCCTCGACTGCCGTATCTATGAACTGGATTTAGGTACTCTACTGGCAGGTACGCAATACCGGGGTGACTTTGAAAAACGCCTGAAAACCATTATGGAAGGTGTCCGCAATGAAGGACGTGCCATCATCTATATCGACGAGATACACAATCTGATAGGTGCCGGACGTACAGGAGACGGCTCCATGGATGCATCCAATATGCTGAAACCTTATCTGGAAAGCGGAGACATCCGTTTCATCGGTTCTACTACTTACGAGGAATACAACCGTTACTTTGCCCGCAGCAAGGGGTTGGTGCGCCGCTTCCAACAAATAGATATACATGAACCGAGCATTGAGGAAACCATCCATATTGTAGAAGGACTGAAAGAAAAATATGAAGAATTTCATGGAGTAACCTATCAACCTGATGTAATCCCTTACGCCGTCAAAGCAAGTGTCCGCTATATCAGCGACCGCTTTCTGCCCGACAAGGCTATCGACTTGGTGGATGAAGCAGGAGCTTACCGCGAAATTCACCCTATACCTTCCGGAGAGCAAATTGTGGACAAGACATTGATAACCGATGTACTCGCCCGTATCTGTAAAGTAGATGCACTCGCCATGAAAGAAGAAGATACCACCTCACTGGAAACTTTGCATGCACGTATCAGTGCCAAAATTTACGGTCAGGAAGAGGCAGTGCGTCAAGTAGTGGAAGCCGTACAAATGTCCAAAGCCGGACTGCTGGATGAAAACAAACCGCTGGCAAGCCTGCTCTTCGTCGGTCCTACCGGAGTAGGTAAAACCGAAGTAGCCAAAGTGCTGGCCTCCGAACTGGGTATTTCCTTGCAACGTTTCGATATGAGCGAATATACCGAGAAGCATACCGTAGCCAAATTAATCGGTTCACCCGCCGGATATGTAGGTTATGAAGACGGTGGTTTATTAACCGACGCCATCCGCAAAACTCCCAACTGCGTACTGCTGCTTGATGAAATAGAGAAAGCCCATCCCGATGTATTCAACATCCTGCTACAAGTAATGGACTATGCTGTTCTTACGGATAATAAGGGACGAAAAGCCGACTGCCGCCACGTTGTACTTATCATGACTTCAAATGCCGGTGCACAATTTGCCCGTCAGGCATCTATTGGATTCAGCAGTCAGATTACAGCCGGGGAAGCCATGTTGAAACAGGTCAAGAAGACCTTCAAGCCGGAGTTTATCAACCGTCTGTCCGCTACTGTCGTTTTCCACGATATGAGTCGGAAAATGGCCTCACTTATCCTCGACAAGAAGCTTGGGGAACTGAGCAGCAAGCTTGCCTCACGCCAGATAGAGATGGGACTGAGCCCGGAAGCCCGCAACTGGTTATTGCAACGTGGATTCCTACCCGAATATGGCGCCCGCGAAATGGACCGTGTGATAGCTTCGCATCTGAAACCACTCCTGATGCGCGAAATCTTATTCGGTTCCTTAAAATCCGGCGGTAAAACTTGCATACAGGTAGACAAAGATCAGTTAGTCCTACAACTCTCAACAAAGTGA
- a CDS encoding ATP-dependent Clp protease adaptor ClpS yields MEQQQSSFKEKERTDLREPQHFKVIIFNDDFTTMEFVVKILTTIFFKSAAEAETLMLQVHKSQSAVVGIYTYDIAQSKVQKATRMAREENFPLRLTVAPEEE; encoded by the coding sequence ATGGAACAGCAACAATCATCTTTCAAAGAAAAGGAACGTACAGATCTACGCGAACCACAGCACTTCAAGGTGATCATCTTTAACGATGACTTCACCACGATGGAGTTTGTCGTCAAGATACTTACTACCATATTCTTTAAATCGGCAGCAGAAGCAGAAACGCTGATGCTACAGGTACACAAGAGTCAATCAGCAGTGGTAGGCATCTATACATACGACATTGCACAATCGAAAGTACAGAAAGCCACCCGTATGGCACGCGAAGAGAATTTTCCACTCCGGCTCACCGTTGCGCCGGAAGAAGAATAA
- a CDS encoding acyl-CoA thioesterase → MEEIQFNHTLPIQLRFNDVDKFGHVNNTVYFSFYDLGKTEYFASVCPDVDWEKDGIVVVHIEANFLAQIYGSDHIAVQTAVTEIGTKSFHLAQRVIDTETQEIKCICTSIMVAFNLEKHESKPLEEEWIRAICKYEGRDLRKKK, encoded by the coding sequence ATGGAAGAAATTCAATTTAACCACACCCTGCCCATACAACTACGATTTAATGATGTCGATAAATTCGGCCACGTGAATAATACGGTTTATTTCTCTTTCTATGATTTGGGAAAAACCGAGTACTTTGCTTCCGTATGCCCGGACGTCGATTGGGAGAAAGACGGCATTGTCGTCGTACATATAGAAGCGAACTTCCTTGCACAGATTTATGGTTCGGATCATATCGCTGTACAAACAGCCGTTACTGAAATCGGCACCAAAAGTTTTCATCTCGCACAGCGGGTGATTGATACGGAAACACAGGAGATCAAGTGCATATGCACCTCCATTATGGTAGCTTTCAATCTTGAAAAGCATGAATCTAAACCTCTGGAGGAAGAATGGATTCGGGCAATCTGTAAATATGAAGGAAGGGATTTAAGAAAGAAAAAATAA
- a CDS encoding L-threonylcarbamoyladenylate synthase, with protein sequence MIEDIKKACQVMNEGGVILYPTDTIWGIGCDATNEEAVRRVYQIKQRSDSKAMLVLVDSPVKVDFYVQDVPEVAWDLIEVADKPLTIIYSGARNLASNLIAEDGSVGIRVTNEEFSKHLCQQFRKAIVSTSANISGQPSPANYSEITEELKSMVDYVVGYRQEEMGHPKPSSIIKLDKGGVIKIIRE encoded by the coding sequence ATGATAGAAGATATTAAAAAAGCCTGTCAAGTGATGAACGAAGGCGGAGTCATTCTGTACCCCACCGACACCATTTGGGGCATAGGTTGTGACGCTACCAACGAAGAAGCTGTGCGGCGAGTGTATCAGATAAAACAGCGTTCGGACAGTAAAGCGATGCTTGTGTTAGTCGATTCTCCTGTAAAGGTGGACTTCTATGTGCAGGATGTGCCGGAAGTAGCCTGGGATTTGATTGAGGTGGCAGACAAACCGCTGACAATCATTTATTCCGGTGCACGAAACCTGGCATCCAATCTGATTGCCGAAGATGGCAGTGTAGGTATCCGGGTGACGAATGAAGAATTCTCAAAACATCTCTGTCAACAGTTTCGTAAGGCGATTGTTTCTACGTCAGCTAATATCAGCGGGCAACCTTCACCGGCAAATTATAGTGAGATCACAGAAGAACTTAAGTCCATGGTCGACTATGTGGTAGGCTATCGACAGGAAGAAATGGGACATCCGAAACCATCCAGCATTATAAAACTGGATAAAGGTGGCGTTATAAAAATTATTCGGGAATAA
- a CDS encoding chloride channel protein, protein MEKEKRSLFQRFLLWREKNIKEKQFILILSFLVGIFTAITALILKMLIHWIQNFLTNNFNTTEANYLYLVYPVVGIFLAGLFVRYVVKDDISHGVTKILYAISRRQGRIKRHNTWSSVIASSITIGFGGSVGAEAPIVLTGSAIGSNLGSVFKMEHRTLMLLVGCGAAGAIAGIFKAPIAGLVFTLEVLMIDLTMTSLLPLLISAVTAATVSYITTGTEAMFKFHLDQAFEMERIPYVIMLGIFCGLVSLYFTRAMNSVEGVFGKLKGPYQKLALGGIMLSILIFLFPPLYGEGYDTIELLLNGTSNADWDTVMNNSFFYGHGNLLLLYLMLIILFKVFASSATNGGGGCGGIFAPSLYLGCIAGFVFAFFSNKFDFSYYLPEKNFALMGMAGVMSGVMHAPLTGVFLIAELTGGYDLFLPLMIVAASSYLTIIVFEPHSIYSMRLAKKGELLTHHKDKAVLTLMKVENVVEKDFVVVHPEMDLGELVKAISASRRNIFPVTDKSGILIGIVTLDDIRNIMFRQELYHRFTVGKLMTAIPARLYDTDSMEQVMRTFDDTKAWNLPVVDEEGHYLGFVSKSKIFNSYRQVLVHFSED, encoded by the coding sequence ATGGAAAAAGAGAAGAGAAGTTTGTTTCAGCGTTTCCTTTTATGGCGTGAAAAGAATATAAAGGAAAAACAGTTTATCCTGATACTCAGTTTTCTGGTAGGTATCTTTACGGCTATTACGGCTTTGATACTGAAGATGTTGATACACTGGATACAGAATTTTCTGACGAATAATTTCAATACGACGGAGGCTAACTACCTTTATTTAGTCTATCCGGTAGTGGGAATATTTCTGGCAGGCTTGTTTGTGCGCTATGTTGTGAAGGATGACATCAGTCATGGAGTTACAAAAATCCTTTATGCCATTTCCCGTCGGCAAGGACGGATTAAGCGGCACAATACATGGTCGTCTGTGATTGCCAGTTCCATAACCATTGGTTTTGGTGGTTCGGTAGGAGCCGAGGCACCTATTGTACTGACAGGCTCTGCTATTGGTTCCAATCTGGGAAGTGTCTTCAAAATGGAGCACCGTACTTTGATGCTTTTGGTGGGTTGTGGGGCTGCCGGTGCCATTGCAGGTATTTTCAAGGCACCTATTGCAGGATTAGTGTTTACGCTGGAAGTGCTTATGATAGACCTGACTATGACCTCTCTGCTTCCGTTGCTGATTTCTGCGGTGACAGCTGCAACGGTTTCTTATATCACTACCGGAACGGAAGCAATGTTTAAATTTCATCTAGATCAGGCATTCGAGATGGAGCGCATTCCTTACGTTATCATGCTGGGTATTTTCTGCGGACTGGTTTCACTCTACTTTACCCGTGCCATGAATTCTGTAGAAGGCGTTTTCGGCAAACTGAAAGGCCCTTACCAGAAATTGGCTTTAGGTGGTATTATGCTGAGTATCCTGATATTTCTTTTTCCGCCGCTCTATGGTGAAGGTTACGACACTATTGAATTATTGCTGAACGGTACTTCCAATGCTGATTGGGATACAGTCATGAACAACTCATTCTTTTATGGACACGGTAATTTGCTACTGCTTTATCTGATGCTGATTATTTTGTTTAAGGTGTTTGCGTCCAGTGCCACAAACGGTGGTGGGGGTTGCGGTGGTATTTTTGCACCCTCTTTGTATCTGGGTTGTATTGCAGGCTTCGTCTTTGCCTTTTTCAGTAATAAGTTTGATTTCTCGTACTATTTACCCGAAAAGAATTTTGCCTTGATGGGTATGGCAGGGGTGATGAGTGGTGTCATGCATGCCCCGCTGACCGGAGTCTTCCTGATAGCCGAGCTGACGGGAGGATATGACCTTTTCCTGCCGCTGATGATTGTAGCTGCCAGTTCATATCTGACGATTATAGTTTTCGAACCTCATAGTATTTATTCCATGCGTTTGGCCAAAAAGGGAGAATTGCTAACCCATCATAAGGATAAAGCGGTACTTACCCTGATGAAAGTAGAGAATGTCGTGGAGAAAGATTTTGTTGTGGTTCATCCTGAAATGGATTTGGGTGAGTTGGTGAAGGCTATTTCGGCTTCACGGCGTAATATATTCCCTGTAACGGATAAGAGTGGGATATTGATTGGAATTGTCACCTTGGACGATATCCGGAATATCATGTTCAGGCAAGAACTATATCATCGTTTCACAGTAGGGAAACTGATGACGGCTATCCCCGCACGTCTGTATGATACGGATAGCATGGAGCAGGTGATGCGTACATTTGATGATACGAAAGCATGGAACCTTCCTGTAGTAGATGAAGAAGGACATTATTTGGGATTTGTCTCCAAGTCTAAGATATTCAACTCATACCGTCAGGTATTGGTACATTTCTCTGAAGATTAA
- the fmt gene encoding methionyl-tRNA formyltransferase: protein MMKKEDLRIVYMGTPDFAVESLRCLVEGGYNVVGVITMPDKPAGRGHKLQFSPVKQYALEQNLPLLQPEKLKDEVFVEALREWKADLQIVVAFRMLPEVVWNMPRLGTFNLHASLLPQYRGAAPINWAVINGDTETGITTFFLRHEIDTGEVIQQVRIPIADTDNVGIVHDKLMMLGGKLVTETVDAILNDAVKPIPQEEMAIVGELRPAPKIFKDTCRIDWNQPVKRIYDFIRGLSPYPTAWSELVQSDGEAVVVKIFETKKILKSHELAPGTLLTDGKTYIHVAAADGFIDIHALQLPGKKRLKTDELLRGFRLTEEFRMK, encoded by the coding sequence ATGATGAAGAAAGAAGATTTACGGATTGTTTACATGGGTACTCCGGATTTTGCAGTGGAGTCCTTGCGTTGTTTGGTAGAAGGCGGATATAATGTAGTAGGAGTCATCACCATGCCTGATAAACCGGCGGGTAGGGGACATAAACTTCAATTCTCTCCTGTGAAGCAATATGCACTGGAACAGAATCTTCCTTTATTGCAACCGGAAAAACTGAAAGATGAGGTTTTTGTCGAAGCTCTGCGTGAGTGGAAAGCCGATTTGCAGATAGTGGTTGCTTTCCGTATGCTGCCCGAGGTGGTGTGGAATATGCCGCGTTTGGGAACTTTCAATCTTCATGCTTCTCTTTTGCCCCAATACCGGGGAGCAGCTCCCATTAATTGGGCAGTTATCAATGGTGATACAGAAACGGGAATCACGACTTTTTTCCTGCGTCATGAGATTGATACAGGCGAAGTGATTCAGCAAGTGCGTATTCCTATCGCAGATACAGATAATGTAGGCATTGTACACGATAAGCTGATGATGCTTGGTGGAAAACTGGTAACTGAAACGGTGGATGCAATATTGAATGATGCTGTGAAACCTATTCCACAGGAAGAAATGGCGATTGTAGGCGAGTTGCGACCGGCACCGAAGATTTTTAAAGATACATGCCGCATCGATTGGAATCAACCAGTCAAACGTATTTATGATTTTATCCGTGGTTTGTCTCCTTATCCGACTGCTTGGTCAGAACTGGTTCAATCCGATGGAGAAGCGGTAGTTGTGAAGATATTTGAGACAAAAAAGATATTAAAGTCCCATGAATTAGCTCCCGGTACTTTGCTGACAGATGGCAAAACTTATATCCATGTGGCTGCGGCAGACGGCTTTATTGATATACATGCCTTGCAGCTTCCCGGCAAGAAGCGTCTGAAGACAGATGAACTTTTGCGTGGCTTCCGGTTGACCGAAGAGTTCAGAATGAAATAG
- a CDS encoding RNA polymerase sigma factor, which produces MKKQTNATDETLVALYAQGNNEAFDILLNRYKDRLYAYIYYTVRNEELAEDIFQETFTKAIVTIQQGRYNENGKFPAWLTRIAHNLIIDCFRQEKQENLVSCDEEERNLLNNIRLSEGTVESEIVNHQILSDVRRLIKHLPDEQREVVHMRFYQDLSFKEIAEMTGVSINTSLGRMRYAILNLRRMAEKYGIALTVN; this is translated from the coding sequence ATGAAAAAGCAAACAAATGCTACTGACGAAACGTTGGTAGCCCTTTATGCACAAGGTAATAACGAGGCATTCGATATCCTGTTGAACCGTTATAAGGACCGTCTTTATGCGTATATCTATTACACGGTACGTAATGAAGAACTGGCGGAAGATATATTTCAGGAAACTTTCACAAAAGCTATTGTCACTATTCAGCAAGGGCGTTACAATGAAAATGGTAAATTTCCTGCTTGGTTGACCCGTATTGCTCATAATCTTATTATCGACTGTTTTCGTCAGGAAAAACAGGAGAATCTGGTGTCTTGCGATGAAGAAGAACGGAATTTACTGAACAATATCCGTTTGTCCGAAGGGACGGTTGAATCTGAAATCGTAAACCATCAGATCCTTTCAGATGTGCGTCGTTTAATAAAGCACTTGCCGGACGAACAACGTGAGGTCGTACATATGCGTTTTTATCAAGATCTCAGTTTCAAGGAGATAGCTGAGATGACGGGAGTCAGTATCAATACTTCTTTGGGGCGGATGCGTTATGCCATTTTAAACCTGAGACGGATGGCGGAAAAATATGGAATAGCCTTGACCGTAAACTAA
- the rpe gene encoding ribulose-phosphate 3-epimerase: MKPIIAPSILSADFAYLAKDLEMLNRSEADWVHIDVMDGVFVPNISFGFPVLKYVAKISKKPLDVHLMIVQPEKFIHEVKALGAHTMNVHFEACPHLHRVVQQIREAGMQPAVTLNPATPVAMLKDIIQDVYMVLLMSVNPGFGGQQFIEHTIEKVRELRALIDSTGSKALIEVDGGVNLETGARLVAAGADALVAGNAVFAAPDPEGMIHSLKEL; this comes from the coding sequence ATGAAACCAATCATAGCTCCTTCAATCTTGTCCGCAGATTTCGCTTATCTGGCAAAGGACCTGGAAATGCTGAACCGCAGTGAAGCCGACTGGGTACATATTGATGTTATGGACGGTGTGTTCGTTCCCAATATATCTTTCGGCTTTCCCGTATTGAAGTACGTGGCAAAGATTTCAAAGAAGCCTTTGGATGTACATCTGATGATAGTACAACCCGAGAAATTCATTCATGAAGTGAAAGCGTTGGGGGCACACACCATGAACGTGCATTTCGAAGCATGTCCGCACCTGCACCGGGTAGTGCAACAAATACGTGAAGCCGGTATGCAACCTGCTGTGACGCTGAATCCTGCTACTCCTGTAGCTATGCTGAAAGATATTATCCAGGATGTATATATGGTGCTGCTGATGAGTGTAAATCCCGGCTTTGGCGGACAGCAATTCATAGAACATACCATTGAGAAAGTACGTGAATTGCGTGCTCTGATAGATAGTACCGGTTCAAAAGCGCTGATCGAGGTGGATGGCGGTGTGAACCTGGAAACAGGTGCCCGTCTGGTGGCTGCCGGTGCTGATGCACTGGTTGCAGGAAATGCGGTCTTTGCCGCTCCTGATCCCGAAGGGATGATACATTCGTTAAAAGAACTCTAA